The window AGAAACCAACCCCTTTAAAATTTTGGGCCACATTGTGCCCCAACTCCAAGTTACTTCCTTTTCAAGGACCATCTGATTAATTTCCAAAAAAACTCTCTTTTCATTTCGAAAAATGATTACCACATGAAAATGTCGGTTTTTTGTTCGTTTTTCCTGGTCCTCATAACCTGCAAAGAGAAAACGCGAAAAAAGTGTACTCAATGATTTGTACTTTGATCGCGTTCGAAATTAAACAGCCTTCTTAAAGTCTTCTCAAAAGATGCATATTTCCATATGGCAAAAAAGTAGATCATAAACCAAAAGTAACAAGGATTTAACGAAAATTAACCAGCACCAAATAACCCGAAAACTACAAGCAGAGATTAATTTCAGCCGACAACTAAACATACTTAACCAGTTCCGGATCAAACTAACAGCATTTCGGAAGTCATGAGTCCACTTTGTTACTATTTTCCTCACTATACTGTGTACTGTTATATGTTTAGCCGAAGCCTAAAAACCTGACCTCGCATATACCCGGTATCTGGTAAATCATCATTGTTCTCATACAAGTGGGTCGCCCTGTTCGGTCTATTATTGTGTTGCTCTTTGGGTTAAAGACTACCACAAGATTAAGCAAGAACCCAAAGTAAATAAACAGTTCGAAAGAAGCAAATATATTCCCTGCACTTTATAAGTTGCTGCTCCTATTTTAATACACTCTAACCATGACCTGGAGCACAACAGCTGCTGGCTTGATCGAACCCTAGACATAAATCTAAgctaaaaaaaaaagagaaaaaaaagaaagTAATCAAACAGGATCTTTAACCCGATTTGGAGATGAAGTAACGTTCTCTTGGGCTACAATCCATTACGGGTATTTTGGCCATTAATGTCTGGGCTCGTAACCATGTTTAACAGATCGACCCATTTCATATCGAGGCCTAACAAACCCACCACGCCTATACCCATTATCTGGTGATTCATCATCGTTTTCCAAGTACCTGAGCCCACCTCTTCCCGTTCCATGAAGCACAGAAACCCTTCCAGTGGGCCCCGATCTATAATTCTCATTCTGTGTTGATTTTCTTGACGAATCATAGAAACTAAGTCTCTCATTAATCGGTGGTGGTGGTGTTCTCCTGTCGAACATTGTAGTTCGCCCCTTATAATTTACCCATCTTGAAGTAGGAGGCGAATTATCGTTTCTTGCTTCCATATTTGGTTCAAAACCGGGTCGATAATCAGGAGATCTGGGCCTTCGGATTCTAGTATCGGGCCGGAAATTAGGAGATCTACTTCGACGTCTAAACCCATCATTAATTGGGGACCGAGTTCGGGATACTGGAGATGTTGATCCAGAAATACACCTACGTCTCACATCAAAAGAGCGTGAATATCTCATTGAAGGTTCATCGTTTGCGGGTCCATTGTATCGTCCTCTGGGCCCACCATCATTATTTCGTGAAGCATATCTTAATGATCTTCCTCGATCCAAATTCAAAGTCCGATTTCGAGACGTGTCCCCGGTTGGTCTCAAACCTAAACGTGCACGGAATTCATCTTCTTCTCGATTTGCAAGTAATCTGCTTCTGAAAGATTGACGGGCGACATTTTGATCGATACCAACTTCATTTGTCATATTATCAACAGATGCACCATCTTCATTTATTGGACGGCGGAAAGATGGACGAAAAGGAGGGGACCGGTTCCACGTACCACCTCCACGACTACTAGGAGGGCCCCGTCTAATGGATGATCTTAGTGCACCCAAGTCTCTAACCGATCTGGAAGGCGAGTCATCAACATTGCTGGAGCTGCACAAAGAACAACCATTACTTCATTAAGATGAATAGAGATGGCAAGATGGGCGGGTTAAAACGGGTCATCTCACAAACACATTGTTGTCCATTTTTCATATTAAGAATCAATACTTTGattataaattaaaatgcaaataAGGTATAATATTACATATTGAatcttttgagatttcaatattgttATTAGCTAAATTTAATTGACATTTTGAGATAAATCACCAGCCCAATTAAGAGAAAAGGAAGATTTTTACACATTATAAGGGCGTTTATTAAACCCTAAACTATcgtctactactactactaatagtaCCATAAGCAGCACAACAAAAGACAGTTTTTTTTATTGAATGTAAGTTGCATTACCTGCACCCTTGCATATGAAATCTACTCCTTGTCAAAAACGCATCACGAGTTGAAGGTTCTCTCCTACAGAATCTTGAAGAATCTTCAGGCTTTGTATCATGATCTTCTGTTTGTGGGCCATACCTCCCGAACCTAGAGGAATATCTAATACTGCTCAAGTCTTTCATTCTACTTGAAGAAGCATGATTCTCAGGCAACAGATCAGATCCCCCCGATACGTTCATCTTCCATTGATCTGATTGGCTTGCATCTTTCATACTAACCTCTGTTGTTGTACCATTTCCTGTCTCGTTTGGTTCAGAACCCGATACTTGGTCACTGCCTTCAAGTTTTTCTGGTAATAGTACACTAGAaatttcatctgctcccttttgagACCCGACCTCAGGGTATCGTATTCTTGATGAGCTTTCGGGTGCAGATGTTGACCCATTTCGACGGGCATCAAGACCACCTGTGTAACCCATACGATGTTCAATTTCTTTATCTTCCCCTTCATAACCTTCCCACGTTTGTATGCTTGTTTCCCTAAATTCTCCATCTTCAAATTGTGAATCATACCCACACGAACGCTCATCTATGTTATCAACTTCACTTCTTGCTTGAACGTCATTTGGAAAATTCTCATAATTGCAAACCACTTTGTTATAACGATCAAGATCAGTCGGGTATTGAGAAGGTGATTCATGTTTACCATCGTTCATTGACATATGGGCAACATTATACGCATCACATTTTGAAGAAACTGCAACAACAGGTTGTTTCTCACCTTCAGGTAATACAGAAGATTGTAAGACAGAAATTGCATTACCAGTAGTCTGAATTTCTTTTTTACAATCCCCATTGGTTGCAATTACTCTTTTGACCTTGGctttatcatcatcttcaacaaaactaCTTCCAATCTGAAGGACTCCATTTTCTTGAGAGGGTGCAGTGACAAGTGATAGATTTATATTATTGTTCTCATTTGTACGTATGGTTTTTAAACTATGATCAACACTACTCTCAGAACTAACAAATTTAGGTAAAACAACATTCCCATTGCTAGTAATTACCCTTTTGACCTTActtttatcatcttcatcaaaagtaattCCACTCTGATGAACACCATCTCCAAGAGCAGCCACAGTTACAAGAGATAACTTCAGTTTCTCGTTCTCAGTTGTGTTTGCAGTGTTAGTGATAGCATGATTAAAACTATTATTCCCAGAACTTTCAGTTTTAGATGAAACggcattttccttttctttcaagTAAGAATCAAAACTAGGTATGATATTATAGTCCAACGAAAAACCTGTTCCAGTAATCTTTTCACGCTTTGCAGACACATCAAATGAGTGAGTACTACAAGGAACAGCAACGGGAATTGAATCGGTAGGACTAGGTAGATTGTGCAAAGACTGAATCTTATTGACTTCAACATGAGGAGCAATATAAGTAACAGGGCACAGCATTTTAACTGCTGGTTTAGATTCAACCAGCTCTGATTGTTCACATTTAGGAGTCAAACTTTTTATTTCAACAGGTAAATCTTGATTTTCTTGCTCGGTGTTGATGCTTATTCCCTCAGCAGTGTTTACATTATGATTACATTCTTCTACAGGTTCTTCCCATGCATCCATTACTGTATTCAAGTCCCAATTTAACCTGTCATCCAGGGCAGCAGAGTTTTGTGCCTGAACACTAATTTCTTGATTCATCTTGCTACATTCTGATTCTAAAGGAGCATGTGAACAGGAATCATTCACTATAGCCGTATCTATCTTAGATGAGTCAACGTCTTTCGGATGAGTTATTGGTATAGGGTAATCATTTCCTTTAGCACACAAATTTTCCAATTTCACACTGTTTGCTCTAAATTCTACAGCACCTATAGGTTCAGGTTCAAGACTCTTGATATCATGTAAAACTATTTCTGAGCTTTCATGAAGATCACTAACACCTCCCAAACTGTTACCGCAGGCAATTTTATCTACTAAAGACGTCTCGATAGTATCTTTAACCTCGCCAGCTTTGTTGCTAGCATTTACTAACTCTTCTCCATCCACTTTACTTTCTATATTACTAGTTTGACACAAATCGGGTGCTGCGAACGATGCATCAGGTGGGCAACTTTCATCCGGTTTTGGCAGAACCTCTTGACTGGAAGAGCATTGACCTGCAGCAACAGTTTCTGTCCCCTCAGAGGAAACAGTGTTAGTCGGTGGTGGCGCTGAATCCGTAAACAAAAATCTCCTTTTCTTGATTGGCAAATGTTCAGCTTTATCACTTAAGTGATGTCTAAGAGCAGACACTTCCATCTGCAATTCAATTAAACATATTAAATAAATGTGATGCTtgtattttcagatgaatgcattaataaAATAAACAAGCTTTCATCTAAACTAGCAGGATCGAGTGACCTTCACATTTTCAGAATCCATGATGGATCGTTATCGGACAGCTAATTGTGTTAGATCTGACTTCCAAGTCCTCCTTTTTTGAAGTCTGATAAACGTCTAAAACTAGTGTGTTCCAGAGAACTGTTGATAAGACTAACGAAGAAACAATCTTTTCAATCAATAATATCGTGTTGTCTTGTTCCACACCAGAACTAAAGTCGGAAACTAATCAGCTTGAACGTCTGAAATCTAGAACACCAACATGAAATATTCGTTTTAATAACCCTTGGCACGATCAAATAAGCAAACCTGCAAGCCCAGAACAAAAAACATCCTTAGATTATCTGATCAACATAAATAAAAACACATAGCAGATCCTATTAGGTCATTCGAATTCCCATTATATTTTATATACGCCCTTGTTGAATACATACAACTCGCGTAGGCAATCAAAGAGCACATTTAATGAATACTTGCATAGAATACATGCTAAATCTTGCGAAGAATTACAAAACCCTAAAAAAAAACTCGTTCCGAGGACGAACACTGCAGCCGTTTTTTTCCCCAAACCTTTCAACAGATATACACCAAGACTACGGTCCACAAATACTGAACCTAGAACATTTTAAAGCATCAACACAAAATAACTTCAATCAACTACACATCATTTCACAGCTTGATTCCAGAAGAAACATAATTGCAAGATCCAAGCTACTGTTCACCTTCAACCAAAATAACTAACCAAATCCAGCAACATCCAGTTGTGAATCACAGTAACAGATATTTGAAGcataaataaaaagaaattaattaattaattaatttcagCTCCTTCTTCAAAAAGTAACCGTTCAATCCAGCACGAAGCAAATTAACTTCAGTTTCAGATCTATTAATTGAACCAATTTAATTCCACAATCATTCAAATCTCAACCGAAACTAGTAAACaatcacatatacatatatacatatacacatatgtatctaTCTATGTGTATATGTGTGAACACAAAAAGGTAGGGTTTCAGATAACTGacgaaatatataaataaaattaccgATTCAACAACGAGAGCTCTAAATCCAAACTTTGAAGATTTGACTGCAACTGAAAACACAAATTCGAATATCAATGGCGTATAATCAGAGTAAAGAATCGATTGGAGAAGAAACAATTGAGGCTTATCTCGctgtatatatatagagagagagattcTGTATCTATAACCTGTAATCACCACGTCATATTTATATTGACGATTTTGCCCTTCAGTTTTAGGAAGTTACTGCCTAGCCAACGCAACCACCACTGCTTGGACTTTTTTGAGTATTAAAGTATTGGTCAAATGACATTTAATGATTATAATCTAATAAAGGTAGTGCATTTAATTGATTCATTTActaaatataaataaaacttaaaataaataaatatattttcaaaGGTTCTCTTCTAATcttttaaaattaaaacttaaacatcatcatttattttttattttcctaTTTGAAGCAACGATATCTTATTAATTTCGAGATTAGGAAAAATttacaattaacaataataattaatactgtaataaataacaaaaataataatataatcaagCACTTACTAGTGTGTAATGCTATTTCCTATTCACTACATTTAGTGAACTTTTATCTTTCACTTGAGCATCATCCACTTTAACTAATGTTACTTTTTCTTCACAAAATAATACCACATAATATAAAATGTACATATTACAAAACAAATTGTACAAGAAAAAAAATTAACGGCCCTAGAGTATCAACCACGTACACGTGACCAAAAGGGTGGTATTTTTACTTTAATTACCTTATGTTTTAATATGATTCACTTCACGAACAAGAATTGAGGGTTGTCACTGAGCCTCGTGTTATGGATATAAATGTAGGAGATAAGGTGATGTTGATTCATTCAAGTAATGGAGTTTACAGGGTGGAGGATGGTGCACGCTAATCACGACTCAAGTAAATGAGGGTCAGGAGAGAGAAAATGAGGAGAGACAGGGTAAGGAGAGAGAAAACCGAAGATCAAACTAGGTCGGGGGCGATTGACAAGGAAAGATACAACGCTGGTTATAGAGATCGAATTAGGAAAATGTTTGGAATCCAACTAACGTCGTACATGTTTTTCAACTTCCCGGATTCATGGAATGTTTCAGATTTATGGCGGATCTTCAAACCTTATGAAGAGCTTCTAGATGTGTACATGGCAGGGAAAAGACTACGTGACGGCCAAAGATTTGCGTTTGTGAGATTTGCTCATGTTCAAGATGCAGACATGATGCTTTCCACACTCAAGAACATTGTCTTCAATGGGAATCCTATTAGGGTTTTCAAAGCATTCGATCGGAAACCCCTCCAAGAAGATACTCATCAGAATAAGGAACATCATCCCAAAGACAATGTGAATGTGGCTGCTGGGAACGGTATTCGAGATCACAGAGGGTATAGTGAAGTTCTACATGGACAAAACTATGACCTAAGGCATAAACTCCAGAAGGTAGATCTAAGAGAGAAGCTAAATGATATGAGAAGAATTGAAGGCAAGAAACCCAGCAAAATTTTCATTAATCCATCTATGTGTCGCAATCACCTTACTAAGAGATCCATCATCGGAGTGGTGAAAGATTGGGAATTTCTGTCCCAAATCCATACCTTAAGCAAAGCAGAAGGATTGATAAATTGCGACATTAAATACCTAGAGGATTGGAAGTCCTGTAGGTTTTTTACTCATCACATGAAGCGGAAAAGGTGAAGAATGACTGAGACCATGCATTATACCGATGGTGCAACAGAGTGAATATGCTCGAGGATAATCATGTCAGTAAGCTAAGGCTGGTGTGGCTAAAGATAAGCAGGGTGCCACTAGGATGTTGGTAAAAGGCAAATTTCAGTAGGATAGCCAAAGATTGGGGACAGGTTCTTGAGATGCATAACTGCAATATCACCTGCGATAATCAAAACCTAAAGTTTGGGCAGGTCCTGATCCTTACTCACTTGATGAATCGTATTGATGATTGGACTACACTTTGCATAGGGAATGTGGATTTTAATGTCCACGTTAAAGAGGATGAACAAAATCTAATTATGTTCAACATCGGTGAAGAAGAAGAAAGCTTAGTAGGGAGAGATGAAGAGGATATCTACAATGTGGATCACAATAATTCAGTCATTggggatgatgaagatgattttatCGATGATACACTTGATAATCTTGATGAGGGTGATGAAAGTTCTGATTATGATGAAGAAATAATTCTTGAAGATCTTATTTCTTCACAGTATCCATAAAAATTGTCACATATGCAGTCAAATGCCAGCTGTGTCCCAGAGAGTAGTTTCAATATCAAAGATGACCAGAAAATCCAATCGGAAAACACTGAAGACGAAGGGTCCAGTCATGTTGGGGTTCGAGATAGGAGTAATGATAACTCTATTGGAATATGTGAAGAGAAGCAGTACATGCACGAGGGGATCCAAGAGAATGATTGTTGTGGGTCTCAAAATATTGGGGAAACTAAAAGTCAGAACCCTAGGGTTATAACTAACTCAAACGACAGGCCAGAAGGTGATGATATAGGAACGAACGAGATGGCAGCATATATGATTAATCCAATTTCAGCCCATGGTGATGCAAATAAAGTGAATAATAATAGTGGGCTGGATAAGAGAGTGCTTAGCCCAATACGGGCCCAATCCACGAATGAGTCAACTGGAAATTTGTTTAGCAACAAATACATTCCTGATACTGGAGAAGATGACAATACTGGGTCCTTGGGCCTTGAAAAAGGCCCAACTTCATCTACAACTATCCCTGGGCCAAGTCGTTTAAAGGTAAATAAAAACATGTCGTCACAGGGAGGCATAAAGAGAAATTCTGGAATCTCAAATTCTAAAAAAGCATCGATGAGGTCAGACTCAAACCTACCAACTGGTACGATAGTGGATAAAAGGAGAAAGTGTTGCTGGTATAGTGTTCGGAAATGGAAGACGTCATCACGAATGCTAAACATCAAGAAAACCGCTCAAAATATGAATAACCAATCCTCTGCGTTCTGTCTGTTCTTCGTGTGCAAATTCTGTTAATGACAAAGCAACCTCAGAAGGTTCGCAAGAGGTTATGCAAGGCGCCAATCCAAGAATGCTTTCTAATTCTGCTGAGGTACGTGATTACGGAAGTAAATTGGGGCTCAAATGGAAAAGGAGAAATCCAATTCCACAATAAAAGCCCCAATTTGCCTTGTTCGAACTCTTTCTCTAAATGAAGATTATTTCTCTAAACATTAGGGGTTTTTGCATCGGGAACACAAATTATGTAGATAAAATTGGGTGGGTTCGTGGAATGATTGTGAAAGAAAAACCTTCCTTCCTGGTAATCCAAGAATCTAGACTTAAATCAATTGACCGCAAATGGATTATCGAACTGTGGGGGTCGGCTAATTGTGATTTCATTCAAAAAGAGAGGGTGGGACTTGCGGGAGGTCAATTGATTGTGTGGAATTCTGACTTGTTTGATGCCAATGACTCGTACTCTTGTGATGGTTTAATTGGGGTTAGGGGTATATGGCGTGATTCAAATTGTGTGGTAAACATTCTAAACATCCACGGGCTACACGACGATGCTGCTAAAGTTAGGTTATGGGCTACACTTACACATCTCATTGAAGGTAATCAGGAACCCTGGGCATTATGTGGTGATTTCAACGAAGTCCGAGAACCAGTGGATAAGTTGAATTGTGAGTTTATTGAGTACAGAGCACGTAGGTTCAATGATTTCATTTCAAACAACGGGTTACTGGAGGTTCCATTGGGGGGTAGAAATTTCACAAGAATAAGCGATGATGGATTAAAGTTTAGTAAAATTGATCGTTTCATTGTCACCGATAATTTCTTAAGCATGTGGAGTAATTTGTTTGCGAATGCACTAGACCGTAAGCACTCAGATCACTGCCCAATTATGTTAGTGGATGAAGAAAAGAACTTTGGCCCAAAACCGTTCGGGATTTTTGATGTTTGGCTAGAGGAAGATGGAGTGGATGACATTGTTGCCAACTCGTGGACCTTACCGGTACCTAGTATCAACAGGAAAGATTGCGAGTTCCGAAATCGTTTAAAAAATGTGAAGGGAGCATTAGAGGAATGGAGTAGAAATAAGTTCGGGGGGGGGATAGAGGTTAGATTGAAGCATTTAAAGTTATGGCCCTTGCATATGAAGAGAAGGCGGAAAACAATCTCCTTAATGACACCGAAAGGCAAGATTGGTTGGAATGTAGGAAAAAGTGGTTGGAAAAAGAAAAAGTGAAGACGTGTATGATGAAACAAAAGTCGCGAATCAAATGGATTTTGGAAGGGGATGAAAATACAAAGTTTTTTCACTCAATTATCAATAGGAATAATATTAAGAACAACTTGAGGGGATTGTACATAGATGGCATTTGGCAGGACTCTCCTGATGCCATTAAAACCGAAGCCTTCAATCACTTTTCCCGCATCTTCAAAGAGCTAGAGGTAGAAAGACCTTCCATGGAAGAGTTAATTTACCCATGTTTATCTTCAGAAGAGGCTTCGGTGCTGGAACTCCTATTTAGCGAAAGTGAGATCAAAGAGGCGATTTTTGGTTGCGGGAGCAACAAAGCTCCCTGTCCCGTCAGGTTTAACATgaagttttataaaaaatattgggaaaaaattaaaggTGAACTCATTGACGCGATCGGGTGGTTCTGGAATAAAGGTGAAATCTCCAAAGGGTGTAATGCCTCTTTTGTCACGTTATTCCCGAAAAAATCCGACCCGTCCGATTTCGATGACTTTCGGCCTATCAGTTTAATAGGGAGTTACTATAAAATTATTGTGAAGGTACTTTCAAATCGATTAAGAAAGGTCATTCCTCGACTTATTGGAATGGAGCAAAGTGCTTTCATCAAAGGGAGGTTTATTCTCGATGGTGCGTTAATTGTTAACGAAAGCATTGATTTTCTTAAAGGTGCGAAGGAAAAAGGCCTACTATTTAAAGTTGAATTTGAAAAAGCGTTTGATTGCCTTAATTGGGGTTTCTTGTTAGATGTGATGAATAGCATGGGATTCGGGTCAAAATGGAGAAAATGGATCTACTCATGTCTAAAATCCGCAACTATCTCTATCTTGGTGAACGGGTCACCTACGAATGAATTTTCATTGGAAAGGGGTATTCGACAAGGCGATCCCTTATTCCCCTTCCTCTTTATTCTAGCCGCGGAGGGTTTGAATATTTTAACTAAGGTCGCTACCGAAAATGACCTCTTTAAAGGTGTGGAAATAGGTAGAGATAAGGTAAGCATTTCTCATCTTTAATACACGGATGACATGACCTTTCTAAGAGAATGGAGTCGGGGAAACTTGCAGAATCTACAAAAGCTTCTTAGTTGTTTTGAGCTAGCCTCGGGATTGAAAATTAACTACAATAAAAGTTGCCTATTTGGCATTTGGGTGAATACATGTGAAGTTAGTCAATTTGCTAGTATATTGAGATGCCAAGTCGGTTCCCTACCGTTCTCATATCTCGGACTCCCCATTGGTGCGAAAATGTCCAAGTCAAGTAGTTGGAATCCGGTAATCGAGAAATTCAAATCTAGACTTTCAACTTGAAAAATGCGTACGATGTCATTTGGTGGAAGAATGGTTCTCCTAAAATCGGTCTTGAATAGCCTACCTTTGTATTACTTCTCGCTCTTTCGCGCCCCGACTAGTGTTTTAAAAATCCTTGAGTGTGTGAGAAGAgtgttcttttggggcgggtcgggacaATCATCAAAAttatcttgggttaaatgggataggGTGATCTCTTCTTATGAAAATGGGGGGTTAAATTTTGGACATTTAAAAAGTAAAAACCTTGCTTTATTggggaaatggtggtggaggttcaatacCGAAACCAACTCGCTTTGGACTAATGTTATTCGGAGTATATATGGGCCTTGTGGCGGTTTGGACTTGGGGTTAGAAGAAATTCGATCCCTAAAGCCAACCACCTGGAGGCATATTATTTTCGCAGGTACTGAAATTCAAGAGTGTGGCATCGACTTCAAAAATTCCTTCATCCAAACAGCGGACAGCAGCTCGGAACTACTATTTTGGGAGTCAAGGTGGCTAACAGGTACAAAGCTTAAAGATTTATGCCCGAGACTTTATCGACTTGAAACGGAACCGCAAGCGAGAATCTGTGATCGTGTTGTAACAGAGGGATCGAGTTATAAACTGCTCAGCAACTGGACAAGGCAACCTGGTGGCAGAACCGTCGACGAGCTCGAACAGCTTATCAGTCTTGTAGCGGAGTACAAATTCAACAACTCGGGATGCGACACGTGTTTCTGGAATATCTCACATAACGGCACCTTCACTGTACGAACCTTATCCCTTCTCATTGATAACCATTTAATTGAGGAAGATCCGAATATTGAAGAAACTTTGAGAAATAATCTAGTTCCTAAAAAACTAGAAGTTTTTGTTTGGCGGGCATGTAAAAAAAGATTGCCCGTTTTGCTCGAGTTGGACAAGCGGGGGATAGATTTGCATAGTGTAAGGTGTCCGATATGTGACGATGATCTTGAATCCGTGGAACATTCCTTGATTTTCTGTAAACTATCGATGGATATTTGGGACCGGGTATTCGCATGGTGGGGTTTTGGGAATATGACAAACCTTAGCCTTGGTGACATATTACGTGGTAAAAGCCCTTCACCTTCGTCCACAATTAGAACAAAAATTTGGCAGGCGGTAGAATGAGTTTGCTCCTGCTCAATTTGGAAAAACAGGAATGGTAAAGTTTTTCGAGGAAAATCGTGCAACGCTCCGGTCGCGCTACATGACATTCAACTCAAATCCTTCGATTGGATTTCTAAaagattgaagaagaagaagatcgaTTGGTTAACTTGGCTACATAATCCTAGTGTGTATCTTTAATCCTTATGTTCATGTAGTTGTTCGTGTATTCTGTCATAGGTTAGTGTCGAGATTCTCTTGCCGGTTTGCTGCCTTTGCAAACCAACCATGTATATGTTTGTATCACTGTACCTTGAGCATTTGAGTAAtatatcttgcttttcaaaaaaaaaaaaaaattgagggtCCAAATTAAAGCTAGAATACGGAACAAATTAAACCCTTCCAAATTTGTGATATTCTATTTACTCGCTATAGAAGGCATGTGTTTGGATGAAATTAGCTGAAAAGGTAGAGTTTGTAGTCGAAGCTTACAGGCTAGA of the Rutidosis leptorrhynchoides isolate AG116_Rl617_1_P2 chromosome 5, CSIRO_AGI_Rlap_v1, whole genome shotgun sequence genome contains:
- the LOC139847057 gene encoding uncharacterized protein → MDSENVKMEVSALRHHLSDKAEHLPIKKRRFLFTDSAPPPTNTVSSEGTETVAAGQCSSSQEVLPKPDESCPPDASFAAPDLCQTSNIESKVDGEELVNASNKAGEVKDTIETSLVDKIACGNSLGGVSDLHESSEIVLHDIKSLEPEPIGAVEFRANSVKLENLCAKGNDYPIPITHPKDVDSSKIDTAIVNDSCSHAPLESECSKMNQEISVQAQNSAALDDRLNWDLNTVMDAWEEPVEECNHNVNTAEGISINTEQENQDLPVEIKSLTPKCEQSELVESKPAVKMLCPVTYIAPHVEVNKIQSLHNLPSPTDSIPVAVPCSTHSFDVSAKREKITGTGFSLDYNIIPSFDSYLKEKENAVSSKTESSGNNSFNHAITNTANTTENEKLKLSLVTVAALGDGVHQSGITFDEDDKSKVKRVITSNGNVVLPKFVSSESSVDHSLKTIRTNENNNINLSLVTAPSQENGVLQIGSSFVEDDDKAKVKRVIATNGDCKKEIQTTGNAISVLQSSVLPEGEKQPVVAVSSKCDAYNVAHMSMNDGKHESPSQYPTDLDRYNKVVCNYENFPNDVQARSEVDNIDERSCGYDSQFEDGEFRETSIQTWEGYEGEDKEIEHRMGYTGGLDARRNGSTSAPESSSRIRYPEVGSQKGADEISSVLLPEKLEGSDQVSGSEPNETGNGTTTEVSMKDASQSDQWKMNVSGGSDLLPENHASSSRMKDLSSIRYSSRFGRYGPQTEDHDTKPEDSSRFCRREPSTRDAFLTRSRFHMQGCSSSNVDDSPSRSVRDLGALRSSIRRGPPSSRGGGTWNRSPPFRPSFRRPINEDGASVDNMTNEVGIDQNVARQSFRSRLLANREEDEFRARLGLRPTGDTSRNRTLNLDRGRSLRYASRNNDGGPRGRYNGPANDEPSMRYSRSFDVRRRCISGSTSPVSRTRSPINDGFRRRSRSPNFRPDTRIRRPRSPDYRPGFEPNMEARNDNSPPTSRWVNYKGRTTMFDRRTPPPPINERLSFYDSSRKSTQNENYRSGPTGRVSVLHGTGRGGLRYLENDDESPDNGYRRGGFVRPRYEMGRSVKHGYEPRH